From the Quercus lobata isolate SW786 chromosome 6, ValleyOak3.0 Primary Assembly, whole genome shotgun sequence genome, one window contains:
- the LOC115995500 gene encoding uncharacterized protein LOC115995500, with protein sequence MFRALSTCGSHRRYERLGDEPTAGLLLEAKLKRVTSLPAKMFGSSTKCTPELTFPDKSQVKQAKKVTKSHPLFSLFDSTRRRRKKKTTARPEFARYLEYVKEGGLWDMNSNKPVIYYT encoded by the coding sequence ATGTTTAGAGCCTTGAGTACATGTGGAAGCCACCGGAGATATGAACGATTAGGCGATGAGCCTACCGCTGGTTTGTTGTTGGAGGCGAAGTTAAAGAGGGTTACAAGCTTGCCAGCTAAAATGTTTGGTTCATCAACCAAGTGTACACCAGAATTGACATTTCCAGACAAGTCTCAAGTGAAGCAAGCAAAAAAGGTTACCAAGAGCCATCCACTCTTTAGTCTTTTTGATAGTACTCGTCGTCGTCGTAAGAAGAAAACTACGGCCAGGCCAGAATTCGCAAGGTATCTTGAGTATGTGAAGGAGGGAGGGCTCTGGGATATGAATTCCAATAAGCCTGTAATCtattacacatga